CAACTCCCATAGCTATGCCGTGAGTCAGCCAGAGCGCAGCTTTGAGCCTAAACCAGGCTATAAATATGTTAAGGACTGGGAAGCCAAGCCCTGGGCGTGCCAGGGCAGACACAAAGAAGGGCACACTCAGGTGCTGGCTCCCAGGGCGCCAGATCGCACACCCGGACACCGGCTGTGCTGGGTGGGAGCAGAGCACATCCAGCCCCGCATCCTGCCCCCAGCGCGGGCCAGCGGCACACGCCGCAGATGCCCGGGGAAGGGCACAGCAGGTCGAGCATCCCGGTAATTCCCCAGGAGAGCCTCCCCGCCTGCACCACCTGCAGCCCGGCAGCTTCCCGAGTCAGCTCTTAtctctctttttgttctgtCCCGCTCAAAATTGTTCTTCCACAGGTTTTGTTCTTGTCAAAGGCACGCAGATTTAGCCCTGGTCCTACCCAAGACATGAAGCGCAAGGAACCACCTCCTTGTCCCCTCTTCACCTGCCTGTTACCAGTTTTCTCCTGTGCTTGCAGTGGGAGAGATAACATCGGATAACTGACGGCTCTGCGGTGCTCCCAGGCATGCAGAATCTCACACAGCTCTGCACGTCCCCCTGCCCGCCTCTGGACCTTCCTCTGGTCCGATGCCCCAAATGAAAGCCCAGCATCTAGCCCTGCAAATCAGGGTCCCCACGGGCATCTTTGCCTTTGAAAGGGAATTTTCTTACAATCCTCCACCTAGAGAGCTCGTAACGCAGGGCGGTGGCACACCAGCAGCCttgcagcctgcctgctggcaccaACACAAGCTAAGGAGAGGTCCTGGCAACGCGGCACTGCTCGTTCATGCTATTTATTGCCTGTCTTCTCTTATCAGCCCTGTAATTTTAGACAGATCCTCTGACAAATTTCCTGAACTTCCCTATTGTGttcacagacacaaaaataaaataatttcatttttctgcagcgGCCTCTCTGGGCACCTTTCTGCTCTggatttctaaaaaaatagtttattgtCAGGTTTAAACCCTTCATCTAATTGCTTTTTGGGATCTTTTTGGTCTGTTTTACTGTGCTTTTACAGCAAAACTTTCAAAGTTTCAAATCCTTCCTGTGTTGCTACTTGTGCACAACCTCTTGGAAGACACCAGCTCTCCTCTGACAGCACTCCCCACCTGCTGCTTATCGATACTGCTTTTGTGCACGCTCAGCCCCCCAGGGAGAGCCAATGCAATATGAACTTTAGTCTCCAAGGTGGTTTCTTTATACAGCCCTCACTCCCTTGgcaagatttactttttttgttattttttccttttatcaatcttcctcattttttttctaagcttctTCTTCTCTAAATTAAACAGAgcaacagcagtgttttggtCACCTGTGACTCCTGCAGGCGCTTTGGACCAGACCAGTGGTCCCAGCCACCACCTCGTCCATGCAATATAGGGGCGCAGATCTCACTCCCCCTTAATATACCACGTGCTCACGACCTCCCTGTGCACCTCTGTTATCCCTGTGCCTTCCCTCACCACCTCCCAGCACTCTGCCCTCCTTCCTCAGCTCCTCCCCAGCACTCTGTTTGCCCAGACTGTTCGTCTCTGTTCCTGATAAGACCGCTGCCATTTTCAGTGCAAGCCCCTGGCGGAGGACACAGAACAGCCCTTGCTCCTAGGAGGATGCTCGTGCCCCACCAGCACAGTCCTTATCGCAGTCTGTTCCCCAGCTTGAGATACTGGAGCAGCTCAAAACAGTGTGGTGGAGCTGAATTTTAACACGGGCAGGGAAACGTGTTGTTTTAGCCAAATCTTTCTAACAAAGAGCTAGAAAACACCCAGAGGAAAACACCTATGGCAGAAAATTTCAGTCCCAATCGCTCTATGAAGTCTCAAGAGCCACAAGGAGAGGAGGTCAGCAAGGGCAGTGCCAGAGACTGGGCATCCCTGGGTGTTATGCCCAGCCTGGGGAGGCCCTTTTGGCTCTCTGGccctgcagaggagcaggggcaggagccaAGCCCcgtgctgcctcctgcaccctgccctccccaggagcccggctggggcagagccagccccgCCGGGACCCCTCAGCAGGGCCCTGGGGCTGGCCCTGACGCTGTCCCCTCCGCCTGGTTGATGATTGCCAgacctccccacctcctccagctTCCCTCCGCTCGGACCTTGCCCGGCTCCTGCGCACCGCTCCCGCCCCAGGCGGCTGCCGCCGGCCGCCCTGCCCACACACCGCCTTGGCAGGAGGCCACCAAGTGCCCTTGGGGCCAGGCCACGCTCCTCCAGCTGAAAATCCCTCTGCTCTCATGCCTTCACGGGGTGCAAACGCTACTTCATCGCACCAGATGCCATCTCCTGCATGCCGTGGGTTAATCCACAGCACCCTACACACACCAAAATGGCTGCTGCTCATGCCCAGTGCTTGACCAGACAAGACctcgtggtggtggtggtccaTCACCTCACCCACGTTCTGCACAAGAACCAGATCTGCCTGCTGACCCGAGAGCTGCCACCCCCAGTGCCAGCAGAGCCCAAACCTAGGCTCAGTGACTGGGTCACGCTGCCCTAGCGCCCCATCCGCTCACCATTGTGGCTGTTGTGCACGTAGACCACCTGGGCCTGCTCTGTCGGGGTGCGCCCCATGCAGTACAGGATCCCCACCAGGTCGGGCATGGAGAAGCCCCTGGCCTGGACGTGGTTGCTGCGGTTGCGGTAGTTTTGGAAGCCCGTCTTGGGGTGCGTCATCACGATCTTGTTCTCCCGCTCGATCTGCAGGTAGCTCACGTCACGCTCGCCCATGACGCAGGAGAGGAAGAAGTCGGAGTGGGACAGGCTCTGCACGTTGGCGATCAGGGTGATGTCCAGGATGGCCCCTgagggggggagcaggggggagcaCTGGGGCACATCATGGCAGGACCAGGATTTGAGACCACCCAGGTCAGTCACAGTGATGGACCCCAATACCCACATATGAGTAATTTTCCAGAACCTTCTTGCCCCCAGCCCAACAGCATGGCACAGTGGGAATTTCCAGTCTCCTTCTGGAGACCCCCATGGGCTCAGGTCCCTGTGTGAGCCAAGCATGCAGCAGAATGGGATCCCCCTCTCGTTCCATGCGCTGCCtgtgccccagccccatgctggcGTGCAGCGGAGCGCAGCTCAGCCCCGGCACCACCAGCATCCGAGGTCTCCAAGCCACGGATCTCACAGGGCTGTTTCCTCCCTCCGTGCCCCCCTTGAGACCCCGCTCCACCAGCACCACTGAGCTGCCACAGCTGCCTTGTCCCACCAAAGCTCCCCGAGCAAGGCGCTGCCCCCCAgggcagagggaaaggggagatTTACCTGCCAGCCAcgggaagagaagcagaagatAAACTCGGAGTTCCATGTCCCAGCGGCGTGTCCTGAGTCTGGCACAGGTCAGAAAATCCCCACCATGCCCCAGCCACGGGGGATGGAGCCGGCAGTGGCAGTTGCCTACAGGATCCACATGAGTGGGGGCTCAGGACCCCTGCCCCCTGTCTGTGCCCCCCATCTTGTCCCTGTAGTGCTGGTTGGCATCTGGGGGAGACTGGACCCCCTCCTCTGGCTCATAGCCCGGGCATGGTGACGAAGATGTCCTTGCCCTTGCCCgctcagcagctgcccagctgctTGGCAAAGGGGCTGCCCGGTGGGGGCTCTCCCCCTGGGGTTAGGGCTGAGTGCTCAAGGTGTCCCCAGCCATGCTGAGACCCAGCCAGGCTAGGTGGTGCCCCAGTCACTTCCTCGCCTGCGATGGTGAGGGTCTTACGCCCGAGCCCGCTCGGGCGGCAGCATCCTCATCCCCTTGGTGTGCCCCCGCGGCTGTGGGAAGGGCTCTGtggagcagggaaaggaaaggggccAAGGGGCCGcggctggcggcggcggcggagccaAATCCTGTTTCCCATGCGGCGTTTCCTGCTCTCCACCCATTGTTTGGAGCCGGCCCTGACTCCAGGAGCTGCGGGCGggagctgccctgtgctggatCTGCCCCATGGTGCTGAGGCTATGCACAGCGCAGGACCCCTTGGCCACCATGAGCCCAGTCGGGCCATCTGGCCCCTTTCTGCCCCCATCCCCAATGCCAGCTGTGAGGTGTCCAAGCACCGCTCTGGTAGGGAAGTCCTAACGCTGCTCCTTCCCTTGCCACTCACCCCTTCACTTCTGTGTGCCAGATTTTGGTACTGCGGTGTGTATGAGCAGCCCCACCAGTGTGCCACCATCCCCTGCCCCATTTGagtccctgcagggctgggtggcaGCACAGGAGGtattgcagagctgctctgcctgcagaggccCATATCGGGGCAGAGGACTGGTTTGACAGCAGATGGGCCATGGCCAGCCAGCCcaagcaggagggcagcagctgctggggggagaaaaaagcccTCCTCATGGCCATAAACACGTCTGGGAGGAAGCTGGAAGCAGCCGAAAGCCTGGCTTTCCTTGACCGCCTTCCAGCCCGTCTCCCTCTTTCCTGTTTCAGAAACCGCCCGTCCTTGGGCTACACCCAGGGGAAAGCTCTGGGCCCTGACACGGCGGCAGCCGCTCCGTGCTCCTGCCTGGACCTGCAAGGCCATGCTGGCCTCAGGTGGGTGCTGGGCACTGGCTGTTAGCCAGGTAAATTCGCGGCATTCCCGAGGAAATTGCCGCAATCTTCACCCGCTCAATCACAGGCTGTTTTGCAAGCAGCACACCGAGTTGTTCCCATGTGAAAGCCTAGGCTGCTGGGGCACGAGCCTCGTGTTTTGGTGTGTCCCAAACCCATGCTGTATCCGGCCAAAAATCTAAAGCACACatggagaggaaggggaaatccATTCATCGTTTCCTACTATTTACAGCGTGCTCTGGGGCCGTGCGGGGCCCGAGGAGTGCCGAGTGATGGCAGCGCACAGGGACACTGCCGCGCCGCCTCTGCGCCCAGCTCCCACCcgctcctgccagcacagccatCGGCCACCCCAGTGGGAGCGATGGAGACACCCCGAAAAatgggtgctgggtgcagcTGCCTACAGTTGCCTGGAAAACAAATAGTGTTGCTTCCTCGGTTGGTGGGCTGTGGGTACGTGAGGGGCTATGTCTTTGGGAGATCCTGGGGCACGTCTGTAATTTAAATTATGAGTGCATGTCCAGAAGCCTGGCTGCCCCACGTGGGCTGGGCAACTGCAGCCGGTTCCTCCTGCAGTGGGTGCTGCCTCTCCACACTCACAGGGACTGCCTTTGCTAGCTTTGCCTGTCAAACCCAAAGCTGATTTGCAAAAACTCTAGGTCAGAGATTCATCCACACACTCAGTACAGCTGCAGGAAGGCGGATAGgcagatgaaaacaaataaatggcTGCTTCCCGTAGTTTACTGGCAGTAGAGGTCAGTCACGCTCAGGACTGTGATTGCCATTGTGCCACCTTGTGCTTATCTGTGTTGGAGACAGGCAGCACGCTCTGCGGTCACAGCAGCGTGGCCGTGCAGGCAGAACAATCATCTATGAAGCACTTTGTGAAATGCTGTCTGACGTGAGGAACCACTGTGATGAAGGGATTATTGACGTGGAACAAGCACACTTTGTGGGGTCACTGCAAACACGGGCCTTGCAGCGCTCTCCTCCGGGGAGCAAAGCACGGCTCCTCTTACTACAGGAAGGGGACCCTGGGCTTTGCTCTGGTCGTTTGGGGAGTCGGATCCATTTAGCCATCAGCTCTCACACCAGGTGATGAACACATTTTAGGGATCCACCAAGGGATCAAACCCAAACTCATTTgttcctttgcattttttctggAGAAGAGGTTTCTGTCTGCACAAATCCCCCGGGTTGGAGGCAGGGTAGGAGACCTCTCTGAGAGGTTTCGTGGGGACACTCAGCAAGGACTCTGCAGCTTCAGACAAGGAACCAGCAAGCCTGATGCAGCCGTGCCCACCACACTTGTTGTCCTCTAACACAGAGCCATAGGACCACAGGGTGGTTCCACAGCACCTCGGTTTCTATTGGATTCACAGACTCGAACGTTTTTGCTGAATCATAATGgactaaaaaaaatagtgaCAAAAATACCCCTTTCTGTTATCATTTGCACATTCTAATCCAAGGCACTGCATGCCAGAAACCATAATGCACTGATACGTTTCCTGATAGGAAACGCAAACACCCTGCGAGTCCACCTACAGGCCGCCTCAGCAGCATTTCCTAGCCCTGCCTTTCTGGTGGTTTGCTCTGTTCTCTGCGCACAGCGGGCCCTGGGGATGCTCTGCAAGGCTCGGTTCAaggctgccaccagcactggggctgctgtgtgACGATGCTGCTGTGTGACGATGCCTCCATGTGACGGTGCCTCTGCGTGACAATGCCGCTggcatccccagcctgcccttTGCATcggcagagcaggaggaggcagcgtGCCCGTCTGTGTTACATTTACCCCACACTGATCAGGGACAGGTGTCTGGAAAACCCTTTCCCCAAGGAtcatttccctgtttttcaCTGACTCCAGGGCACGGCTGGCGGGCAGCCCCAAGCTCAGCCGTCCTCAAGCCGCTCCCCTGAGCGCGACCCTCCTGAGGTGCCACCTCCATGCCCACCTCCCGCTCTGCCCCAGCCACCCGGCCAGGAGCCTGCCTCTGcccggagcagcccccggggcgGCGAGGCGCGGTGGTTAATGTGTAACCCAGCCGCCGCCTTGCCCTGTGCCGCACGGCCGCCGGGCTGGCCCCGGGTGAGCGGCACCGCGGGGCGTCGTGGTGGCCGTGGTCTGGCCGGGGGTGGGCGTCCCCTGTCACCACCGCACCTCGCCTCGCCGGCACGGTCGGCTCCACCACCCGCCCTCAAACTTGTTTTTCTGCCCGGCAGCTTCCTGGAGCCAAATGGCTCCTGCCGGCCTGCTCCCTGTCTGCGGCCTGCTCTGCGCCTGGGCGGCCGCGGTGGCAGgacacccctgcagcctccacaGCCAGGTAGGGGATGGGGGCCCGGGGGTGGGCTCGGGGTGGCCTTGTCCCTGCTGGTTGCTGGAGCGTGCCGGGGCTGGCGGGGACTTGCCCGGGCTGCCGTGTTGTTGGCTCCGGGgattgctcagctgcagcaccgCAGCTGcccccgagcagcagcaggcagggacacctgAGGGGCTCCCAGCCAAAATCTGGTCTGTACGGGGTGTGTGCAACCTCCCGGGAGCCCCTCGGTCCCTGCTGCCGTGTGTGGTGACACAGGGACTGGCTGAGGCCGCAGCATGGCAGATAGGGAGCTCTCGCAGCGGGACCCttgtccccagcagccccaagcCTGCCCTGTGTGAGCTCAGCACTGTGCCTGTGCGGTGCCACCGCGGCTCGGCCCCGGCACCATCCAGTCCTTGTCAGTCCGGGTTTGTAAGTGCCTGTCTGTGTCTCTGGCAAGCAGGGATGGAAGGGGCTGGCAGGAGATCTGGGAGAATGGGAGGATGGAAGGAGAGGTGGCCGTGAGGGAGGTGAAGGAATGGAAATGCCTGctagctggagagcagcaggactGGAAACCTGGCACCAAGGGCTACAGCAAGTGTCCAGCACGGGACACCCACACGTGGCTCCTATAGTAAATAGCAGCAGTGCCTTGGCAGTGTTACATCTCCGGCAGCTTCCCTCCCAGCCAGCCCTGTCCCAGGTAATGCCCAGGCAGGAGTAACGTGTGCTGGGACTGCTCCCCAAACCAGCTTGAATTTGACCATGTCATTttttggagggaaaaggaaatccATCTGCTTGGGTCAATGGATCTATCCAGCATGGATTGCTGGCTTTCTAGGACAGAGAGCAGCCTCCAGTCTGTTTTATTCTCTAGTACAGATGCAGGCAACCTGCACTAAGCCACTATTTGCGGTGTAGCTACAGGAGCAGGCAGGTGTGGGTGCTGTTTCCCTGCACGGGGCccagggagcagctcctggcatgGGCTGCAGAGCCAATGGAGCCTGCTGCAAGGTGACCCCAGGTGGCAACTACCCCAGGAGTGGGGACAGGCTGATTTCTATCTCCGCTTAGCCTGGCTCACATCAAACTGTCAGCTCATGTATTTTTGCACCCatttgtgtctttgtttttttaagctctGCAAGCGTAGTTAATTAAGGCATTTGAACTTCTGGGCAGTCTCAGTCCAGAGATCCTCCTCAGTACAGAGAGCCCatcacagacagcagctctttcCCCAGGGATGGGCCAACTGCAACGGGAAGAACCTTCGGTATGCTCCGAGCTCCCTTCCAAGAAATATCACTGGCTTGGACCTCTCCTTCAACAGCTTGGTCATGCCTCGTCACGGGACACTTTTGATgcatttcccttccctgcacTCCCTCAACCTCTCTGGCAATGCCCTGCTCACACTGAGCCCCGCTGTCTTCTCCAACCTGGGGGCATTACGGCTGCTGGACgtgagcagctgcagcatcaCCTCTCTACATACAGACACTTTCAAGGGCTTGGAAAGCTTGCACACACTGCTCCTAAGAAACAACAGTCTGCAAGAGCTGGAGGTCCCGTTCTTCCTGCCGCTGAGAGGTCTTCTCCACCTGGACCTGCGGAGCAACGCGCTGCTGTCCGTGGATGCTTCGACATTGCAGCTGATGGAGGCTGTCCCTGAGGTCCAGCTGGATGGGAACCCCTGGGTCTGTGACTGTGCTGCTCACCCCTTGCAGCAGTGGCTAAAGCGCAGACAAGGTGAGTCAGGGGACAGGTGACAGGAGAGGTTTCAGACAGGAGGAATTGTGTGTGGGGGTTTGATCATTTTCTCCAGCCCCTCTTCAGGCTCTGAGGCTGCTGCCCAGGGATTTCTCACCTCCCTGCTGAGGGACACAGAACTGAGCTGTGGTGTCAGTTCCTCACTTGCGGGTACAGACAGTATCAAAGATTTTGAGGAAtgacagacagaaggaaaatattcagtGAGCTGTAATTTATCCAGTTTTCTGGGAAATGAGCAGCACATACAGCTTGGCTCCTaaatctatatatatgtatctgcATGAAGTGACCAGATTTTCACAAGCTGCTGAGCATTCAGCATCTCCACCTGAGGAGCAGGATCAGGCTTCAACCCCTGAGCTCAGCTCCCAGGCAAGAACAGCCCTATGACTGTGGGATTTCTGTCCGTGTCCGTGAATTTGGCACTGCCCAGTTAAGTAGAGCCTGCTAATCATGGACTCACACTTGCACAGCTCTGCTTGTTGCTGACAGCTCCATGATTAGGGATTTTTAACTCTGGTTGTGCCTTACACTGAGCTGGGGACCATCTTGGCTGGAGGGCAGTGCCGGGACAGCCTTGTGAGGCACTCCATCaagccaggagcaggcagggagcactTTCCCTGAGCAGGGGAGGGAACAGATGAGGACCCTCCCGTCTCACCTTGGCCTGTGTGTCTCCCAGCCATGCAGGTCATCTGCACATCACCCCCagagctgtggggacaggacatcGCAGCTCTGGACTCCCAGGACCTGGGCTGCCAAAAAAAGCAGCGGTTTCTGCGGGATGTCAGCCCGGAGCAGCTGACCACAGCCACCCTCAATGACAGTAAGTTGTGTCAGTAAGAaccagctccctcctgcccacccccaCGGGTGATGTCCCCATGGTGGAGACCCCCCGCTCTCCCCTGCAGCTCAcggtgctgcagcctggcccGCAGTGCCCTGACGTGCCTGttctctgctgcagccaccaccGTGCctgtggggaagggaggaaggagctggcCGTACCTGGTGGGCTTCCTGGTGACAGCCATCAGCATCTCCATCCTGGTGGCGCTGGTGGCCAAGTGCAAGCTTTGCCACAAGAACTTCGTCAGCTACCACCACCGGCCGCTGCCCGAGACCAGCTCGATTGGAGGCAACCCCATGGAGGAAGGCCTGGGCTGGGACAGGGGCTCCTCAGGCTGGGGTGACGGCGAGAGCCACCCCATGCCCAATGTCACCGGCCTGCAAGCTGAGGATGACGACGGCTTCATCGAGGACAACTACATCCAGCCCAGCGAGCAgctgcgggaggaggaggaggaggaggaggagaggcagtCACACCTCTCCATCTGAGGCTGCTGCCCGTCTCCATCCCCATGCCCCCATCTCCTTCCTGCCTTTTCCACTCGCCCTTGGCTTTTGTCCCCATGcggaggggagcaggagggaaggagtgGGGAGAAGGGGTCCCCGTGCCCCAGTGTGATGCCAGCGGGGCTGCACCGGTTTGGAGACACCAGACacgctgctgctctcccagccctgctcgggtgctgaggaggagcaggacGGTGCTGACTGAAGCTGGACGAGGAGGATTAAAATGTGATTAAAGCGTGATTCAACCCTGCCTCTGTCTGCGATGGTTTTCTGGGGCTCTCCCTGTGGCTCCGTAGCTGACCAGGGGTGTGGAGCTGCCTGGTAGGGTCTCCGGACCCCTCCTGGCATGGGGGATGGGGGATATGTCACACCAGCACCGCTGGTAGCTTTGCTGGGTCTCTGGCAAAGGAGAGTTACTCACCTGGGCTTTCCTCTCCTGTGGCAGGGACAGTGTGTGTCACTGCACTCTGTCACAGGTTGAAGCATCATTGTGCGTTCAGCAAACCTTTACCAGCCCACAGGAGGAAAGTTTAGGGCTGTAACAGCTGCTTAATTGTTAATCGTTTGACTAAAGTTGCTAATTATCTGACTAAACTTGTGTAGTTTTAGCAATATCTTTTTATATTCCCTTTCACAGAAGTCCATAGCTGGAGTATGGCCGCTTGCCTTGCAGCGCCAGCTGAAGGGCGCCGTACCAGCACGCGTCCAGCTGCCAAACCTGCCTTTTTGTCAACAGCCTCCTGGAGCCAACTGGGTGAAACCACGCCAGGAGCTGGCCTATACGTTTGGCTCCGATGGCTGAGTGTTTTGTCAGCCAGCTCACTGCTTAGATTGCAAACACTTCACGTGTCGGCCCTGTGTGTGCCAGCACAGCTCCGGTCCCACTCACGGAGCTGCGAggggcaggcagtgctgggacGCTGGCATGTCCCATGGAGCGGTGCTGCCAGGCCCCCCAGCAGCCATGTCCGCAGCTCCCCGTGCTCTGCCATGACTTGTTGCTGTCAGGAAGCTGGGTCTGAGCCTCCCTCTGTGCTGGCATCACGTTCATTCCTCCCGCTGCCATGTGGTGTTCACGCcaatgctgccagcagcacgtgCGGTTGATCGGCTCGCTGGGTGGTAGAACAGGGAAAGCGATGCTGAACAGCTATGGAGAGCTGGAAGGATCCCGTGTCCTCACTGCGGACAGCAGGAGTGTGCTCTCCTCGTGCAGGACGGCTGCTCTGTCAGCAGGGGCTGCTTCCAGCACCACGTGAGGCACTGGGGCCGGGTGCCCCAGGAACCAGCTcctcagctgcctgccagccagGGCAGTGCCTCTGCCCTCTGCCGCTCCCTCCGGCTGTATTAACGCCCAGACAGTGTGACATTAAGGAACCAGAGTCTTTGGGGTCTACAGGCTaaagcatgaaaataataaggaaaaatggGAGACAAAGCGAGGTCCCAGTTGCCAGGCGTATTCCCCCATCCCACGTAAGCTTGTTAGGGCTCTGGCAGGCTGGCACTGGTGGGTGACAGGGGCCTTTCCAGGTGCCTTTGACCAAGCAACCACTGTGAAAAATCTCCCTCCTACCCCAGTAACCCctcctggtggcagcaggaccCCAGCTCATCTCCCTGCTCTACTTCCCTCGGGGCTGGAGCCCCCCACTCCCCAGCAGGGCCGTGGGGTACTGTGAGGTCGAGGGGCTCACTGCTTGCCCACGAGGATGGAGCAGGAAAGCCAGGAACTGCAAGACCCTCAGCAGGGACCCCAGCCCATGGTGCTCAGCCCCACTGCAGactctgcccgggctgggacATGGGTGCTGCCTCGGGTTTGCTCAGGCGTTGCTGTGCACTTTGTGCCCTGAGAGAAGAGATTCGCGGCGTAACTTCTGTTCTTGTGCAAACAAACCTGTTACGTGATCTCGTGCACACCATCCTGGCGTGTCGCTGCAGGGTTCCTGTGTACGTTTCTCCAGAATTGTTTCCTGCTGTCTTCCTTCTCTATTTTCTCTCCCCCCTGTACAGCAAGATGTGCTACAAAGGCACCTGGAAAGGCTGTGATGCCAGGCAGGCACGTGCGCTGGGGCAAAATGACCCCATCTCACGGGACTGATTGCATATCTCCAACCCTGAATTATGCAAATGTTACAATTTTTGCATTCCTGTCATCTCTGTGATGAGATGACACAGCCCAGTCCTTGCTGTCCCTGAAAGCTGGGGAACCTCCGCCCTGCTCTGGGGGTGCCTGGTCATGGGGAATGCCTtcctcacagccctgccacGCTGCTGAGTCCCCTGTGCCCTCCAGACCTCCCTTTTGTTGTAAACCATCTTCTCCTTTGGCACATATTAAGGTATTTATACAGCGCAGTGTATACAGAGGCAGATAACACACGTCAGAGAATGTGAAACAAAGGGCACAACCGGATCAGGTGTCTGATGCAGGGTGGTAGCTTAAAGCATCTTCCGGGGAGGGAAAGTCTTTTCTGAAACCACGAGGAGATGCAAAACCTGGTGGCTTGTTTTAGTGGTccctcagttttctttcttaaatgcCACAGCACTGAACTGAACTCATCCCGGCTTTAgttttgcagttttgctttctgggcTCACCTTAAGAGCCCTCTTCTACCTCTGCCCCTCACTCTGAAGATACACTATATGCTGTGATTTTAGGAAATTCCTAACATATTT
The sequence above is drawn from the Anas acuta chromosome 8, bAnaAcu1.1, whole genome shotgun sequence genome and encodes:
- the C8H1orf210 gene encoding type III endosome membrane protein TEMP isoform X2, which codes for MAPAGLLPVCGLLCAWAAAVAGHPCSLHSQGWANCNGKNLRYAPSSLPRNITGLDLSFNSLVMPRHGTLLMHFPSLHSLNLSGNALLTLSPAVFSNLGALRLLDVSSCSITSLHTDTFKGLESLHTLLLRNNSLQELEVPFFLPLRGLLHLDLRSNALLSVDASTLQLMEAVPEVQLDGNPWVCDCAAHPLQQWLKRRQAMQVICTSPPELWGQDIAALDSQDLGCQKKQRFLRDVSPEQLTTATLNDTTTVPVGKGGRSWPYLVGFLVTAISISILVALVAKCKLCHKNFVSYHHRPLPETSSIGGNPMEEGLGWDRGSSGWGDGESHPMPNVTGLQAEDDDGFIEDNYIQPSEQLREEEEEEEERQSHLSI
- the C8H1orf210 gene encoding type III endosome membrane protein TEMP isoform X1, which encodes MAPAGLLPVCGLLCAWAAAVAGHPCSLHSQLFPQGWANCNGKNLRYAPSSLPRNITGLDLSFNSLVMPRHGTLLMHFPSLHSLNLSGNALLTLSPAVFSNLGALRLLDVSSCSITSLHTDTFKGLESLHTLLLRNNSLQELEVPFFLPLRGLLHLDLRSNALLSVDASTLQLMEAVPEVQLDGNPWVCDCAAHPLQQWLKRRQAMQVICTSPPELWGQDIAALDSQDLGCQKKQRFLRDVSPEQLTTATLNDTTTVPVGKGGRSWPYLVGFLVTAISISILVALVAKCKLCHKNFVSYHHRPLPETSSIGGNPMEEGLGWDRGSSGWGDGESHPMPNVTGLQAEDDDGFIEDNYIQPSEQLREEEEEEEERQSHLSI
- the C8H1orf210 gene encoding type III endosome membrane protein TEMP isoform X3; the protein is MPRHGTLLMHFPSLHSLNLSGNALLTLSPAVFSNLGALRLLDVSSCSITSLHTDTFKGLESLHTLLLRNNSLQELEVPFFLPLRGLLHLDLRSNALLSVDASTLQLMEAVPEVQLDGNPWVCDCAAHPLQQWLKRRQAMQVICTSPPELWGQDIAALDSQDLGCQKKQRFLRDVSPEQLTTATLNDTTTVPVGKGGRSWPYLVGFLVTAISISILVALVAKCKLCHKNFVSYHHRPLPETSSIGGNPMEEGLGWDRGSSGWGDGESHPMPNVTGLQAEDDDGFIEDNYIQPSEQLREEEEEEEERQSHLSI